A part of Oncorhynchus masou masou isolate Uvic2021 chromosome 21, UVic_Omas_1.1, whole genome shotgun sequence genomic DNA contains:
- the LOC135507766 gene encoding E3 ubiquitin-protein ligase TRIM39-like yields MASSSSLLSEEQLLCSICLDVFTEPVSTSCGHNFCMACITKYWDSNDLCQCPLCQEKFSRQTKLCVNTTFREIIENYKLLRDTGKDESPAKPGKVHCDICTGTKRKALKSCQVCLASYCKTHLEPHQISPAFKRHKLIDPVENLEDRICKKHDRLLELFCRTDQTCVCQFCTETDHKTHDTVPIEDECGERKAQLGKTEAEVQRIIQELLQKVKEIILSVHLSKRDAKREIADSIKVLTALVRSIEKGQAQLIEEVEEKQKAVERQAEGLIKELEQEITELKRRSTELKQLSHTEDHLQLLQSFTSVVCTPPPTKDWSEISVHRTVRRAVSQLEETLNKEMEKLPEVKLKRIQQYAVDVTLDPDTANLFLILSDNGKQVRTGDTELNLPDNPKRFDRFTILLGKDGFSSGRFYYEVVVKGKTRWDLGVARESIDRKGNITLSPEHGVWTMMLRDGNEYTACASPQVRLSLSEKPQKVGVFVDYEEGVVSFYNVEARSHIYSFTCCIFTEKIYPFFSPCSDDSGKNAAPLVISPVNHKY; encoded by the coding sequence ATGGCTTCCTCCAGCAGTCTCCTGTCTGAAGAGCAGTTGCTGTGCTCTATCTGTTTGGATGTGTTCACTGAGCCAGTCTCCACTTCGTGTGGACACAACTTCTGCATGGCCTGTATAACAAAGTACTGGGATAGCAACGACCTGTGTCAATGTCCACTGTGTCAGGAGAAATTCTCCAGGCAAACTAAGCTTTGTGTCAACACAACCTTCAGAGAGATTATAGAGAATTATAAATTGTTGAGAGACACAGGTAAAGATGAGTCCCCTGCCAAACCTGGAAAAGTGCACTGTGACATCTGCACTGGGACGAAGCGCAAGGCCCTGAAGTCATGCCAGGTGTGTCTGGCATCTTATTGTAAGACTCACCTGGAGCCTCATCAAATATCCCCAGCATTTAAGAGACACAAGCTGATCGACCCTGTGGAGAACCTGGAAGACAGGATCTGTAAGAAGCACGACAGACTCCTGGAGCTGTTCTGTAGGACTGACcagacgtgtgtgtgtcagttctgCACTGAAACAGACCACAAGACTCATGACACTGTTCCTATAGAGGACGAGTGTGGAGAGAGGAAGGCTCAGCTGGGGAAAACTGAGGCAGAAGTGCAGAGGATTATTCAGGAGCTACTGCAGAAAGTTAAAGAGATTATACTCTCAGTACATCTCAGCAAAAGAGATGCAAAGAGGGAGATAGCAGACAGCATAAAGGTCTTAACTGCTCTGGTACGATCCATTGAGAAAGGCCAAGCTCAGCTCATTGAGGAGGTTGAGGAGAAGCAGAAAGCAGTAGAGAGGCAGGCTGAAGGGCTCATTAAAGAACTTGAGCAGGAAATCACTGAGCTAAAGAGGAGAAGCACTGAGCTGAAGCAGCTCTCACACACTGAGGACCACCTCCAACTTCTCCAGAGCTTCACATCCGTGGTGTGCACCCCTCCACCCACCAAGGACTGGTCTGAGATCAGTGTTCACAGGACTGTGAGGAGAGCTGTGTCTCAGCTGGAGGAGACATtgaataaagagatggagaagcTGCCTGAGGTCAAACTGAAGAGGATTCAGCAGTATGCAGTAGATGTGACTCTGGACCCTGATACAGCAAATCTCTTTCTCATCCTGTCTGACAATGGGAAACAAGTGAGAACTGGAGACACGGAACTGAATCTTCCGGACAATCCAAAAAGGTTTGATCGTTTTACCATTCTCCTTGGAAAGGATGGCTTCTCCTCAGGGAGATTTTACTATGAGGTGGTGGTTAAGGGTAAGACTAGGTGGGATTTAGGAGTTGCCAGAGAGTCCATTGACAGGAAGGGGAATATCACACTGAGCCCTGAACATGGAGTTTGGACTATGATGCTAAGGGATGGGAATGAGTACACAGCCTGTGCCTCACCGCAAGTCCGTCTCTCCCTGAGCGAGAAGCCCCAGAAGGTGGGGGTGTTTGTGGATTATGAGGAGGGTGTGGTCTCTTTTTAtaatgtggaggccaggtctcatATCTACTCTTTCACTTGCTGCATCTTTACAGAGAAAATCTACCCATTCTTCAGTCCCtgtagtgatgatagtggtaaaAACGCAGCCCCTCTCGTCATCTCTCCTGTCAATCACAAATACTGA